From Chloroflexota bacterium, a single genomic window includes:
- a CDS encoding acyl-CoA dehydrogenase family protein translates to MPSEIAFTPTPEQAAVRDRIRAFVDTEVIPEESALSTLEGVSWNTITRLRAQARAAGVYGPQLSQRHGGLGLDWRGVAIAFEEAGTSLIGPLALNCAAPDEGNMHLLEQVASPAQKARYLDPLAAGRIRSCFAMTEPAPGAGADPTMLQSRARRDGDAWVVDGHKWYITGADGAAFAIAMVRTSDDPDPRRGATMLLVDAGTPGFEIVRHIPSLDQTFPGGHCEVRFTNCRVPLDAVLGEPDLGFEYAQARLVPARLTHCMRWLGIARRALEIAAEHAVNRTGGGKALGEHQMVQAMLADSQIDLDAARLLIWRACAELDRGRPARGESSAAKVFVAEAVHRVVDRAIQICGALGISEDLPLSLFYREVRPFRVYDGPSEVHRAAVARRVLRAAQGRITARA, encoded by the coding sequence ATGCCCTCGGAGATTGCGTTCACCCCAACCCCAGAGCAGGCTGCCGTGCGCGACCGCATCCGCGCCTTCGTGGACACGGAGGTCATCCCTGAGGAGTCAGCCCTCTCGACGCTGGAGGGCGTCTCCTGGAACACGATCACCCGGCTCCGCGCGCAGGCCCGGGCAGCCGGCGTCTACGGTCCGCAGCTCTCGCAGCGCCACGGCGGCCTCGGGCTGGACTGGCGCGGGGTGGCCATCGCCTTCGAGGAGGCCGGGACCAGCCTGATCGGGCCGCTGGCGCTCAACTGCGCCGCTCCGGACGAGGGCAACATGCACCTGCTGGAGCAGGTCGCCTCGCCGGCCCAGAAGGCCAGGTATCTGGACCCGCTGGCGGCCGGCCGGATCCGCTCGTGCTTCGCGATGACCGAGCCGGCCCCTGGCGCGGGCGCAGACCCCACGATGCTCCAGTCGCGCGCCCGCCGCGACGGCGACGCCTGGGTCGTCGACGGGCACAAGTGGTACATCACGGGGGCAGACGGCGCGGCGTTCGCCATCGCGATGGTCCGCACCTCGGACGACCCCGACCCTCGGCGCGGCGCGACGATGCTCCTGGTGGATGCTGGCACACCTGGCTTCGAGATCGTGCGGCATATCCCCTCGCTGGATCAGACGTTCCCGGGCGGTCACTGCGAGGTGCGGTTCACGAACTGCCGGGTGCCACTTGACGCCGTCCTGGGCGAGCCGGATCTGGGGTTCGAGTACGCCCAGGCGCGGCTGGTCCCCGCGCGCCTGACCCACTGCATGCGCTGGCTGGGCATCGCGCGGCGGGCGCTGGAGATCGCCGCCGAGCACGCGGTCAACCGGACCGGGGGCGGCAAAGCGCTCGGCGAGCACCAGATGGTGCAAGCGATGCTGGCCGACTCGCAGATCGACCTGGATGCGGCGCGGCTGCTGATCTGGCGGGCCTGCGCCGAGCTTGACCGTGGCCGGCCGGCCCGAGGCGAAAGCTCGGCGGCCAAGGTCTTCGTGGCCGAGGCGGTGCACCGGGTCGTGGACCGCGCGATCCAGATCTGCGGCGCGCTCGGCATCAGCGAAGACCTGCCGCTGAGCCTGTTCTACCGCGAGGTCCGCCCGTTCCGCGTCTACGACGGCCCCAGCGAGGTGCACCGGGCGGCGGTGGCGCGGCGGGTGCTGCGGGCGGCCCAGGGCCGGATCACGGCGCGAGCATGA
- a CDS encoding phosphotransferase family protein, which yields MSEDTTLVDPARLTTFLETVPALRASLPIRDIRRVGGGQSNVTCRVTLADRTVVVRRPPPGPLPPRAHDVLREHRILAALAPAGTVPVPRPLAACDDVSVLGAPFFVMEALDGDAIRFELPPGLAAAPLPLRFELGLQVVDALAALHRVDPAAIGLGDLGPPAGYVPRQIRRWRGQLEHARVRPVPDLDWAADWLEAHQPPEPAGVRIVHGDYRLDNVLFSQEPPPRLLGIVDWELATLGDPLADLGWLLAFWYEPTDPTPELKIMPRVTMQPGFPTRADLVARYAGQTGQPLPDLTFYVVFAMWRMAVLLEGHWARHLRGTAAGFDFAYLETAGPAFAARMRQIAEAAPPGAPSRPHRP from the coding sequence ATGAGCGAGGACACGACCCTCGTCGATCCTGCACGCCTCACCACCTTCCTGGAGACCGTCCCCGCGCTCCGGGCCAGCCTTCCGATCCGCGACATCAGGCGCGTCGGCGGCGGCCAGTCGAACGTCACCTGCCGGGTCACGCTCGCGGATCGAACGGTCGTCGTCCGGCGGCCGCCGCCCGGGCCGCTGCCGCCCCGCGCTCACGACGTGCTGCGCGAGCACCGGATCCTGGCGGCGCTGGCCCCGGCGGGCACGGTCCCGGTGCCACGCCCGCTGGCCGCCTGCGACGATGTGAGCGTCCTCGGAGCGCCCTTCTTCGTGATGGAGGCGCTCGACGGCGACGCCATCCGCTTCGAGCTGCCGCCAGGGCTGGCCGCCGCCCCGCTCCCGCTGCGCTTCGAGCTGGGCTTGCAGGTGGTGGACGCCCTGGCCGCCCTCCACCGGGTCGACCCCGCCGCCATCGGCCTGGGCGATCTCGGCCCTCCCGCCGGCTACGTCCCACGCCAGATCAGGCGCTGGCGCGGCCAGTTGGAGCACGCCAGGGTGCGCCCGGTCCCCGATCTCGACTGGGCCGCCGACTGGCTGGAGGCCCACCAGCCGCCTGAGCCAGCCGGGGTGCGGATCGTCCACGGGGACTATCGGCTGGACAACGTCCTGTTCAGCCAGGAGCCGCCACCGCGCCTGCTCGGCATCGTCGACTGGGAGCTGGCGACGCTGGGCGACCCGCTGGCCGACCTCGGCTGGCTGCTGGCGTTCTGGTACGAGCCGACCGACCCGACGCCCGAGCTGAAGATCATGCCGCGCGTCACCATGCAGCCCGGCTTCCCGACCCGCGCCGATCTGGTGGCCCGCTACGCCGGGCAGACAGGCCAGCCGCTGCCCGATCTCACCTTCTATGTGGTCTTCGCGATGTGGCGGATGGCCGTCCTGCTCGAAGGGCACTGGGCCAGACACCTGCGCGGCACGGCGGCCGGCTTCGACTTCGCCTACCTCGAAACGGCCGGCCCGGCCTTCGCCGCCAGGATGCGGCAGATTGCCGAAGCCGCCCCACCTGGGGCACCATCCCGGCCGCACCGCCCCTGA